In Nonomuraea sp. NBC_00507, the following are encoded in one genomic region:
- a CDS encoding IspD/TarI family cytidylyltransferase: MDSRSVGVLLAGGVGQRVGLATPKQLAEIAGKTIIEHSIAVFEDAPEIDEIVVLMTPGYTDRVREIVDKGGYRKVTKIVEGGASRTESTWRALQALGTQECNVLLHDAVRPLVEPRIIAECVKALRTHRAVDVAIPSSDTVLVAVPGPDGEVIGEVLDRSRLRRSQTPQCFKLSVIRQAYERALADPDFGSRPATDDCGVVLRYLPEVPIHVVPGSEHNIKITHPADLRIAELLLRLAAERPMA; this comes from the coding sequence ATGGATTCAAGGTCGGTTGGGGTGCTTTTGGCGGGCGGTGTGGGGCAGAGGGTGGGATTGGCCACTCCCAAGCAACTCGCCGAGATCGCCGGAAAGACGATCATCGAGCACTCGATCGCCGTGTTCGAGGACGCGCCGGAGATCGATGAGATCGTGGTGCTGATGACGCCGGGCTACACCGACCGGGTCCGCGAGATCGTGGACAAGGGTGGCTACCGCAAGGTCACCAAGATCGTGGAGGGCGGCGCAAGCCGTACGGAGAGCACGTGGCGGGCCCTGCAGGCGCTGGGCACGCAGGAATGCAACGTGCTGCTGCACGACGCCGTGCGACCGCTCGTAGAGCCCCGGATCATCGCCGAATGCGTCAAGGCCTTGCGCACGCATCGGGCCGTCGACGTGGCCATCCCGAGCTCCGACACGGTTCTCGTGGCCGTGCCCGGGCCGGACGGCGAGGTCATCGGCGAGGTGCTGGACAGGTCGCGGCTGCGGCGCAGCCAGACGCCGCAGTGCTTCAAGCTGTCGGTGATCAGGCAAGCGTACGAGCGGGCGCTCGCCGACCCCGATTTCGGCAGCCGCCCGGCCACCGACGACTGCGGTGTGGTGCTGCGTTACCTGCCTGAGGTCCCGATCCACGTGGTGCCGGGCAGCGAGCACAACATCAAGATCACCCATCCCGCCGATCTGCGGATCGCCGAACTGCTCTTGCGGCTGGCCGCCGAGCGGCCAATGGCATAA
- a CDS encoding STAS domain-containing protein, whose translation MVRRWREDPCTVLHVVGDLDVAGAPRLRAELEQAIAEADPPNLVVDLTEVPFCDSVGLGVLVATLNRIHHIRGRMILVLGPGMIRHLLMITNLDRHFETSESIGEARTALGSAA comes from the coding sequence GTGGTCAGGCGTTGGCGGGAGGACCCCTGTACGGTTCTGCACGTCGTCGGTGATCTCGATGTGGCAGGTGCTCCTCGGTTGCGGGCCGAGTTAGAGCAGGCGATCGCCGAGGCCGATCCGCCCAACCTGGTCGTCGACCTGACCGAGGTGCCGTTCTGTGACTCCGTGGGCCTGGGCGTGCTGGTGGCCACGCTCAACCGCATCCATCACATTCGGGGCCGTATGATCCTGGTGCTGGGCCCCGGCATGATCCGGCACCTGCTGATGATCACTAACCTCGATCGGCATTTCGAGACCAGCGAATCGATCGGCGAGGCCCGCACGGCGCTCGGCAGCGCCGCCTGA
- a CDS encoding DUF4097 family beta strand repeat-containing protein, giving the protein MRRIAALTACAATVALATSGCGGLDLDAEEVRSAQSFPVNGTSLRIISSLGGVHVLAGTGSTVEVERWVRGKAADDGGAAWSLRDGTLRLSANCTMVFGDCGARYHVKVPPGVRLSIDAADGVILKDLPQDVDVASRDRIQVSGTSGKLRLRSEGPITGDGLKSANVRCRTLDGAIDLSFTSAPANLDLQSSDGKVTATVPRGSYAVTANSTDGSERSEIKNDSKATSKIVAHSTSGNVRILAR; this is encoded by the coding sequence ATGAGGCGAATCGCAGCATTAACGGCATGCGCGGCGACGGTGGCACTGGCCACGAGCGGTTGCGGCGGTCTGGATCTGGATGCCGAAGAGGTGCGCTCAGCACAGTCGTTCCCCGTGAACGGGACCTCTCTGAGGATCATCTCCTCTCTGGGCGGCGTCCACGTACTCGCCGGCACCGGCAGCACCGTCGAGGTGGAGCGGTGGGTACGCGGCAAGGCCGCCGACGACGGCGGCGCCGCCTGGTCCCTGCGGGACGGCACCCTGCGGCTCAGCGCGAACTGCACCATGGTCTTCGGCGACTGCGGCGCCCGCTACCACGTCAAGGTCCCGCCGGGCGTACGGCTGTCGATCGACGCGGCGGACGGCGTCATCCTGAAGGACCTCCCTCAGGACGTGGACGTGGCGAGCCGGGATCGCATCCAGGTGTCCGGCACCTCGGGAAAATTGCGGCTGCGCAGCGAGGGCCCGATCACGGGTGACGGGCTGAAGTCCGCGAACGTCCGATGCCGGACCCTGGACGGCGCGATCGACCTCTCCTTCACGAGCGCACCGGCCAACCTGGACCTCCAGTCCAGCGATGGCAAGGTGACGGCGACCGTGCCGAGGGGCTCCTATGCGGTGACGGCGAACAGCACGGACGGCAGCGAGCGCTCCGAGATCAAGAACGACTCCAAGGCCACCAGCAAGATCGTCGCCCACAGCACCTCGGGAAACGTCCGCATCCTGGCCCGCTGA
- a CDS encoding LCP family protein, with translation MRGSGEEDAGVLVGGDAYGGVRLPPGRPRRPFKRSAKARRRNVIAAGLLSTGVLVTTGVVWATPRQIGTVDAGVTAPSRGAENILLVGVDKRDDLTRQQQNRLKLGREAGQRTDTMMVIHLSEDHRRVTVVSLPRDTWTTIPGKGDHKINSAYQFGGPKLTKQTVEAATGLQINRYIEVNILGFIDVVDSLGGVTVCTPVAINDPKTGLNLAAGTHQLDGVQSLGYARTRATARSDLDRIDRQQQVISALLNRALSAGTLANPGKLASFVNSTLSTVKVDPDDGLLGLATQLRDVSLQDVKFAEVPLTNVDFKAPTGESAVLWDKQAARDMFAKINADQDPSKPTPTASPSASAKPSPIAPGSISLKVKNGTLITGLGARTKAGLVAYGFKVPGEPGNTPKKDYKKTVIRYAADQEAAARMVAAAIPGAELKKADVEGIEVVVGSDRPTIRKQKATPAPTAQPRVTTTTETAMQNICKK, from the coding sequence ATGCGCGGCTCGGGCGAGGAGGACGCCGGAGTTCTCGTGGGCGGCGACGCCTACGGCGGCGTCAGGCTCCCGCCCGGCCGTCCGCGCCGGCCGTTCAAGAGGAGCGCCAAGGCGCGCCGCAGGAATGTGATCGCGGCCGGGCTCCTGTCCACGGGCGTGCTCGTCACCACGGGCGTGGTGTGGGCGACCCCGCGCCAGATCGGCACCGTGGACGCGGGCGTGACCGCCCCCTCCCGCGGCGCCGAGAACATCCTGCTGGTCGGCGTGGACAAGCGCGACGACCTCACCCGTCAGCAGCAAAACCGGCTCAAGCTGGGCCGCGAGGCCGGCCAGCGCACCGACACCATGATGGTGATCCACCTGTCCGAGGATCATCGCCGGGTCACGGTGGTGAGCCTGCCCCGCGACACCTGGACGACGATCCCCGGCAAGGGCGACCACAAGATCAACTCTGCTTACCAGTTCGGCGGGCCCAAGCTCACCAAGCAGACCGTCGAGGCCGCCACCGGGCTGCAGATCAACCGCTACATCGAGGTCAACATCCTCGGCTTCATCGACGTCGTGGACTCGCTCGGCGGCGTCACGGTGTGCACGCCGGTGGCGATCAACGACCCGAAGACCGGGCTCAACCTGGCTGCGGGCACCCACCAGCTCGACGGCGTGCAGTCGCTCGGCTATGCCCGCACGCGGGCCACCGCCCGCTCCGACCTCGACCGCATCGACCGGCAGCAGCAGGTCATCTCGGCTCTGCTCAACCGGGCGCTGAGCGCCGGCACGCTGGCCAATCCGGGCAAGCTGGCCTCGTTCGTCAACTCGACGCTCAGCACGGTGAAGGTGGACCCGGACGACGGGTTGCTGGGCCTGGCCACGCAGCTCAGGGACGTGTCGCTGCAGGATGTGAAGTTCGCCGAGGTGCCGCTGACGAACGTCGACTTCAAGGCGCCCACGGGCGAGTCGGCGGTGTTGTGGGACAAGCAGGCGGCCCGCGACATGTTCGCCAAGATCAACGCCGACCAGGACCCGAGCAAGCCCACGCCTACGGCCTCTCCCTCGGCCTCAGCCAAGCCCTCCCCCATCGCGCCGGGGAGCATCTCGCTCAAGGTCAAGAACGGCACGCTCATCACGGGCCTCGGGGCCCGTACGAAGGCGGGGCTGGTCGCGTACGGCTTCAAGGTCCCGGGCGAGCCGGGCAACACCCCGAAGAAGGACTACAAGAAGACCGTCATCCGGTACGCCGCCGATCAGGAGGCCGCCGCTCGCATGGTGGCCGCCGCCATTCCGGGGGCGGAGTTGAAGAAGGCCGATGTCGAGGGCATCGAGGTCGTCGTCGGGAGCGATCGGCCGACCATTCGGAAACAGAAGGCTACTCCTGCCCCAACTGCTCAGCCGCGCGTTACAACTACGACGGAAACGGCAATGCAGAACATATGTAAGAAGTAA
- a CDS encoding CDP-glycerol glycerophosphotransferase family protein, whose protein sequence is MRKLIVIAALLVCYPVLLVSALWPAPVLFGVVAALSYAAEYAAPRVARRLTDVLGKVHLGMTLRFVARQTAALLLVARTAGPDSPWFVALAAGMFGIHGVRAVHTGLALRLRLILSRMPVTTRNLDVSALRIPKMPPGWLGDARSVRFLYLDVLPVLGAAAGAVAAACGAALALLAGAVGALTLFPYVRRALPLTDKARAIQVVSEQIRAYHPEVILYFSGATAAAYQARMWLPTLERMDRRAIVVLRERGMAAHLEPTTLPMVCIPSSADLMSFHALFSAKLCLYVSNVGRNVHMLRIPTLRSAFLNHGDSDKEASFNPFSRVYDEVWVAGPAGRDRYRRAKVGVRDETIHEVGRPQLEGISTEGPGLPYRTVLYAPTWEGWNDDLFHTSLITMGPRIVRALLEHDPPLRVIYKPHPLTGYRDKSALRAHRKIVTMIEAVELAKSKARHPSRAAGSTPRIAHMVVTGREPHLYDCFNECDLLISDISSVVADFLASEKPYAVTNVAGLPERAFHERYPSTEAGVLLGEDLAGLAEFLDGEDTLARARIKLRSYLFGPEYPDALARFNAAVERVMTSAGGPASSGS, encoded by the coding sequence ATGAGGAAACTCATCGTGATCGCGGCGCTGCTCGTCTGCTACCCCGTGCTGCTGGTGTCGGCGCTCTGGCCGGCGCCGGTGCTGTTCGGCGTGGTGGCCGCGCTCTCCTACGCCGCCGAGTACGCCGCGCCGCGCGTCGCCAGGCGGCTGACCGACGTGCTCGGCAAGGTGCACCTGGGGATGACGCTGCGATTCGTGGCCAGGCAGACGGCGGCGCTGCTGCTGGTGGCGCGGACGGCCGGGCCGGATTCGCCGTGGTTCGTGGCGCTGGCGGCGGGGATGTTCGGGATTCACGGGGTGCGGGCCGTGCATACCGGGCTGGCGCTGCGGCTCAGGCTGATCCTCAGCAGGATGCCGGTCACCACCCGCAACCTGGATGTGTCGGCGCTGCGTATACCGAAGATGCCGCCGGGCTGGCTGGGTGACGCCCGCAGTGTGCGTTTCCTCTATCTGGACGTCCTGCCGGTGCTCGGGGCCGCGGCCGGCGCCGTCGCGGCGGCCTGTGGCGCGGCCCTGGCGCTCCTGGCCGGCGCCGTCGGCGCGCTCACGCTGTTCCCGTACGTGCGCCGGGCCCTGCCGCTCACCGACAAGGCCCGGGCCATCCAGGTCGTGAGCGAGCAGATCAGGGCCTACCATCCGGAGGTCATCCTCTACTTCTCCGGCGCCACCGCGGCCGCCTACCAGGCCAGGATGTGGCTGCCGACACTGGAGCGCATGGACCGGCGGGCCATCGTCGTGCTGCGCGAGCGCGGCATGGCCGCCCATCTGGAGCCCACGACGCTCCCGATGGTGTGCATCCCGTCCTCGGCCGACCTGATGAGCTTCCACGCGCTCTTCAGCGCCAAGCTCTGCCTGTACGTCTCCAACGTCGGCAGGAACGTCCACATGTTGCGCATCCCCACCCTGCGCAGCGCGTTCCTCAACCACGGGGACAGCGACAAGGAGGCGTCGTTCAACCCGTTCTCCCGGGTCTACGACGAGGTGTGGGTGGCCGGGCCGGCGGGACGCGACCGCTACCGCCGGGCCAAGGTGGGCGTCAGGGACGAGACCATCCACGAGGTCGGCCGGCCGCAACTGGAGGGCATCTCGACGGAGGGGCCCGGGCTGCCGTACCGGACCGTCCTGTACGCCCCCACCTGGGAAGGCTGGAACGACGACCTGTTCCACACGTCGCTGATCACCATGGGGCCGCGCATCGTCCGGGCGCTGCTCGAGCATGATCCGCCGCTCCGCGTGATCTACAAGCCGCACCCGCTCACCGGATACCGCGACAAGAGCGCCCTGCGCGCGCACCGGAAGATCGTCACCATGATCGAGGCGGTCGAGCTGGCCAAGTCGAAGGCCAGACACCCGTCGCGGGCGGCCGGGTCGACACCGCGGATCGCGCACATGGTCGTCACCGGCCGCGAGCCGCACCTGTACGACTGCTTCAACGAGTGCGATCTGCTGATCAGCGACATCTCCAGCGTCGTGGCCGACTTCCTGGCCAGCGAGAAGCCGTACGCCGTGACGAACGTCGCGGGCCTGCCCGAACGCGCCTTCCACGAGCGTTATCCGAGCACCGAGGCAGGCGTGCTGCTGGGCGAAGACCTGGCCGGGCTCGCGGAATTCCTCGACGGGGAGGACACGCTGGCCCGGGCCAGGATCAAGCTCAGGAGCTATCTGTTCGGGCCGGAATATCCCGACGCGCTGGCCCGCTTCAACGCGGCGGTCGAGCGGGTCATGACTTCGGCGGGCGGGCCAGCTTCTTCGGGCTCGTGA
- a CDS encoding CDP-alcohol phosphatidyltransferase family protein, whose product MPDSFTTRESTTTSVVLLATTPAARLSCADGTLVDRITGQLATLPVNEVQVVTPDGGLGADLRGVAKIARISAGAVAVLPADLVAHTEALALLLEHPAHATGALISHDATAGPMRPPVRVEGGKVVAAGSSFHIVPEANATFRGVLQAGESDLGTLADIAEELAELADAGKLGPVTPVEAVDLLLVGLVRTGVPVRAAGIGPLHADRVTGQHAADTAVAALAEVDEAKVRLDTSVKQDDGFFATYFVSTWSRYLIKPAVKLKLTPNTVTGVSVGLALLAAVWFSAGTQGGRLLGALLFYLSFTLDCLDGQLARYTRTFSPLGAWADGMADRVKEYIVYVGLAFGSTDPGIWYLAVAAMILQVVRHAIDFAYAGAVADAARVGASWGRPARSLQESADARHATGVLRLAQRLDRRRATRWIKKIIVLPIGERTALIAVTAAVWNPRVTFLSLLCWGGVAALYQLAGRMMRSAR is encoded by the coding sequence TTGCCCGACTCGTTCACGACCCGCGAGAGCACGACCACGTCGGTCGTGCTGCTCGCCACGACCCCGGCGGCCCGGCTCTCCTGCGCGGACGGCACGCTGGTCGATCGGATCACCGGCCAGCTCGCCACGCTGCCCGTGAACGAGGTCCAAGTGGTCACCCCGGACGGCGGACTCGGAGCCGACCTCAGGGGCGTCGCCAAGATCGCCCGGATCTCGGCAGGCGCCGTAGCCGTGCTCCCCGCCGACCTCGTGGCCCACACCGAGGCGCTAGCGCTGCTGCTGGAGCACCCCGCGCACGCCACCGGGGCACTGATCTCCCACGACGCGACCGCGGGGCCCATGCGGCCGCCCGTACGCGTCGAGGGTGGCAAGGTCGTCGCCGCGGGCAGCTCGTTCCACATCGTCCCCGAGGCCAACGCCACGTTTCGCGGCGTGCTGCAGGCCGGCGAGTCCGATCTGGGCACGCTGGCGGACATCGCCGAGGAGCTGGCCGAGCTGGCCGATGCCGGCAAGCTGGGCCCCGTCACCCCGGTCGAGGCAGTGGACCTGCTGCTGGTCGGGCTGGTCAGGACGGGCGTGCCGGTGCGGGCCGCCGGGATCGGGCCGCTGCACGCCGACCGGGTGACCGGCCAGCACGCCGCCGACACCGCCGTCGCGGCGCTGGCCGAGGTGGACGAGGCCAAGGTCAGGCTGGACACCTCGGTGAAGCAGGACGACGGCTTCTTCGCCACCTACTTCGTCTCCACCTGGTCGCGCTATTTGATCAAGCCGGCCGTCAAGCTCAAGCTCACCCCCAACACCGTGACGGGCGTCTCGGTCGGCCTGGCCCTGCTGGCGGCCGTGTGGTTCTCCGCGGGCACCCAGGGCGGGCGGCTGCTCGGGGCGCTGCTGTTCTACCTGTCGTTCACGCTCGACTGCCTCGACGGTCAGCTGGCCCGCTACACCCGCACGTTCTCGCCGCTCGGCGCGTGGGCGGACGGCATGGCGGACCGCGTCAAGGAGTACATCGTCTACGTCGGCCTGGCCTTCGGCTCCACCGACCCAGGCATCTGGTATCTGGCTGTGGCCGCGATGATCCTGCAGGTTGTCCGGCACGCCATCGACTTCGCCTACGCCGGGGCGGTCGCCGACGCGGCCCGGGTCGGCGCGAGCTGGGGCAGGCCGGCCCGCTCGCTGCAGGAGTCGGCCGACGCCCGGCACGCGACCGGCGTGCTCAGGCTCGCCCAGCGTCTGGACCGCCGGAGAGCCACCCGATGGATCAAGAAGATCATCGTGCTGCCCATCGGTGAGCGGACCGCGCTGATCGCCGTCACCGCCGCCGTCTGGAACCCCAGGGTGACATTCCTCTCCCTGCTCTGCTGGGGCGGCGTGGCGGCCCTCTACCAACTTGCCGGGCGGATGATGAGGTCGGCGCGATGA
- a CDS encoding LLM class flavin-dependent oxidoreductase yields the protein MRLGVMFDRDLPPEQLIPFARALDETTVDDLWVVEDLGWTGGISSAATALAVTSRLRVGIGIAPAPLRNPMLLAMELANLARVHPGRLAAGIGHGVQDWMRQVGAAPPSPLALLEETVTAVRALLRGETVTLHGKSVHLDRVSLVHPPAVVPPVLTGVKSPRSLALSGRVAQGTIVPEGIGPAQVPGILEQIGAADGADHELVVFTFLHTEADGSQVAQPMVEGQASFLGVAPEDVVMADGSPERAAAQVKSLWAAGADTVAVRPLGSDPLRHVTALLSAL from the coding sequence ATGAGACTTGGCGTGATGTTCGACAGGGACCTGCCGCCCGAGCAACTGATCCCGTTCGCCAGGGCGCTGGACGAGACGACCGTCGACGACCTGTGGGTGGTGGAGGACCTGGGCTGGACCGGCGGCATCTCCTCGGCGGCCACCGCCCTCGCCGTCACCTCCCGCCTGCGCGTCGGCATCGGCATCGCCCCCGCTCCCCTGCGTAACCCGATGTTGCTGGCCATGGAGCTGGCCAACCTGGCCCGCGTACATCCCGGACGGCTGGCGGCGGGGATCGGGCACGGCGTACAGGACTGGATGCGCCAGGTGGGCGCCGCCCCGCCGTCGCCGCTCGCCCTCCTCGAGGAGACGGTCACGGCGGTCCGCGCGTTGCTGCGCGGCGAGACCGTCACCCTGCACGGCAAGTCCGTCCACCTGGACAGGGTGTCGCTGGTGCATCCGCCCGCTGTAGTGCCGCCCGTGCTGACCGGGGTGAAGAGCCCGCGCTCACTGGCGCTGTCGGGGCGCGTGGCTCAGGGGACGATCGTGCCCGAAGGCATCGGTCCCGCCCAGGTGCCGGGGATTCTGGAGCAGATCGGGGCCGCGGATGGCGCGGACCACGAGCTGGTGGTCTTCACGTTCCTGCATACCGAGGCTGACGGTTCGCAGGTCGCCCAACCCATGGTGGAGGGGCAGGCGTCGTTCCTGGGGGTGGCTCCGGAGGATGTGGTGATGGCTGACGGGTCGCCGGAGCGGGCGGCGGCGCAGGTCAAGAGTTTGTGGGCGGCGGGGGCGGACACGGTGGCGGTGCGGCCGCTCGGCTCCGACCCGTTGCGCCACGTCACGGCGCTGCTGTCGGCTTTGTAG
- a CDS encoding glycosyltransferase family 2 protein, with translation MKQFPDSPQAPAETRAWPPISVVMPVLNEERHLREAVDQVLAQSYPGAIEVVLAVGPSQDRTQEVAEAIAAADPRVTVVPNPTGRTPNALNAAIAASRNGIIARVDGHAMLPPDYLRVAVETLAETGADNVGGIMAAEGVTPFEQAVACAMTSKIGVGAAAFHVGGTPGPADTVYLGVFRRSALDRVGGYDEHFQRAQDWEMNHRIRQTGGLVWFQPRMRVSYRPRPNVKALAKQYFHYGRWRRVVARTHDGTINLRYLAPPAAVLAMLLGLVVAPFFPLALVIPGGYALAIVAGSVVTGGGLSPAARLRLPIVYATMHCSWGWGFLTSPKKLARPPKS, from the coding sequence ATGAAGCAGTTCCCCGACTCGCCGCAGGCGCCCGCGGAAACGCGCGCCTGGCCCCCCATTTCCGTCGTCATGCCGGTCCTCAACGAGGAGCGGCACCTCCGCGAGGCCGTCGACCAGGTCCTCGCCCAGAGCTACCCCGGCGCCATCGAGGTCGTGCTCGCCGTGGGGCCGTCCCAAGACCGCACTCAGGAGGTCGCCGAGGCCATCGCCGCGGCCGACCCCCGGGTGACCGTGGTGCCCAACCCCACGGGCCGCACTCCCAACGCGCTCAACGCCGCGATCGCCGCCTCCCGCAACGGCATCATCGCCAGGGTCGACGGGCACGCCATGTTGCCCCCCGACTACCTGCGCGTCGCGGTCGAGACGCTGGCGGAGACCGGCGCCGACAACGTGGGCGGCATCATGGCGGCCGAGGGCGTCACACCCTTCGAGCAGGCCGTGGCCTGTGCCATGACGTCCAAGATCGGCGTGGGCGCGGCCGCGTTCCATGTGGGCGGCACGCCGGGCCCCGCCGACACCGTCTACCTCGGCGTCTTCCGCCGCTCGGCGCTCGACCGGGTGGGCGGCTACGACGAGCACTTCCAGCGGGCCCAGGACTGGGAGATGAACCACCGCATCCGCCAGACCGGCGGCCTGGTCTGGTTCCAGCCGCGCATGCGGGTCTCCTACCGGCCGCGGCCCAACGTCAAGGCGCTGGCCAAGCAATACTTCCACTACGGCCGCTGGCGGCGCGTGGTCGCGCGCACCCATGACGGCACGATCAACCTGCGCTATCTGGCGCCGCCCGCCGCGGTGCTGGCCATGCTGCTGGGGCTGGTCGTCGCGCCGTTCTTCCCGCTCGCGCTCGTCATCCCCGGCGGCTACGCGCTCGCCATCGTGGCGGGCTCGGTGGTGACCGGCGGCGGGCTGTCGCCGGCGGCGCGGCTGCGGTTGCCGATCGTGTACGCCACGATGCACTGCTCCTGGGGATGGGGCTTCCTCACGAGCCCGAAGAAGCTGGCCCGCCCGCCGAAGTCATGA
- a CDS encoding ATP-binding protein, giving the protein MRTVHIEAKPDHLLRLAKQKDPVGAVAEMIWNALDAEASVVSVDLEVNELGGVESVRITDDGHGMPNASCANYFGGLGGSWKTSAKVSPVLKRGLHGRSGQGRLRAFALGEQVRWVTVAQAADGRIERTVISGAVDRPADFDISEPEYVKAPCGTRVEASVPADFVTRLTQDDIAQQLASIFAPFLAANLDVRIAYQGTALDPSTVWTDMAEYQVPWPAPDVAADPVLRVIEWPKDVGRVLALCDANGVVLDEPSPGIQAPGYHFTAYLLWDGFVERRDDLPLAEMDEIGPLLALARETLRAHFKRRDQERRARLIQEWKNEGVYPYSEEPAEPAQAVEREMFDEVATRISRRLPGVTQSKKTTLRLLREIISRNPSGLYPVLDELFRLSQSEQEELKRILQRTSLSEVIKATGHVSDRLDFLAALKKLVFEPEISRTVKERSELHKILERETWIFGDAYSLMISDQSLDAVLARHLKELGREPENGQLNPVRREDGRAGIVDLLLGRAHRGSSGREHLVVELKAPNVKIGQVEVAQIKSYAEAIVSDPQFRDVRVSWDFWVVSTEMADIVRRDASAPNRPPGCIAEWEGGVRIWARTWCEIIDDCEDRLHFYRERLNHDPASEHAVEYLQRVHREVVPDAVVAR; this is encoded by the coding sequence GTGCGTACCGTTCACATCGAGGCCAAGCCGGACCATCTGCTGCGCCTGGCCAAGCAGAAGGACCCAGTGGGCGCGGTGGCGGAGATGATCTGGAACGCGCTCGACGCGGAGGCGAGCGTCGTCAGCGTCGATCTCGAGGTCAACGAACTGGGCGGTGTGGAGTCGGTCCGTATCACGGACGACGGCCACGGCATGCCGAACGCCTCCTGCGCGAATTACTTCGGCGGTTTGGGTGGGTCCTGGAAGACCAGCGCGAAGGTCTCGCCGGTGCTGAAGCGGGGGCTCCACGGGCGCAGTGGGCAAGGTCGCCTCCGCGCTTTTGCACTCGGCGAGCAGGTCCGATGGGTCACGGTGGCGCAGGCGGCAGATGGCCGGATCGAACGAACTGTCATCAGCGGGGCGGTAGATCGACCTGCCGATTTCGATATATCGGAGCCGGAATATGTGAAGGCGCCTTGCGGCACGCGTGTAGAGGCGTCGGTCCCGGCGGACTTCGTTACTCGGCTCACGCAGGACGACATCGCTCAGCAGTTGGCCTCGATTTTCGCGCCGTTCCTGGCAGCCAATCTGGATGTGCGGATCGCTTATCAGGGCACGGCCCTGGACCCGTCGACTGTGTGGACGGACATGGCCGAGTATCAAGTGCCCTGGCCTGCCCCGGACGTGGCGGCCGACCCTGTGCTACGCGTCATTGAATGGCCGAAGGACGTCGGGCGGGTGCTCGCTCTCTGCGATGCCAACGGTGTCGTGCTGGATGAACCTTCGCCGGGCATTCAGGCGCCCGGATATCACTTCACCGCCTATCTGCTCTGGGATGGCTTCGTCGAGCGAAGGGACGACCTGCCGCTGGCGGAGATGGACGAAATCGGGCCCCTCCTCGCGCTGGCGCGCGAGACACTGCGTGCGCACTTCAAGAGACGCGATCAAGAGCGCCGGGCCAGGCTCATTCAGGAGTGGAAGAACGAGGGCGTCTATCCATATTCCGAGGAGCCGGCCGAGCCCGCGCAAGCGGTCGAACGTGAGATGTTCGACGAAGTGGCTACGAGGATCTCGCGGCGTCTCCCAGGCGTGACGCAGAGCAAGAAGACCACCCTGCGGCTCCTCCGGGAGATCATTTCCCGGAATCCAAGCGGACTGTACCCGGTGCTGGATGAGTTGTTCCGGCTGTCCCAATCGGAACAGGAAGAGCTCAAGCGAATCCTGCAGCGGACGAGCCTTTCGGAAGTGATCAAGGCAACGGGGCACGTCAGTGATCGGCTCGACTTCTTGGCGGCCTTGAAGAAGCTCGTCTTCGAGCCCGAGATCAGCCGGACCGTCAAGGAACGCAGCGAGCTGCACAAGATACTCGAGCGTGAGACGTGGATTTTCGGGGATGCTTACTCCCTGATGATCAGCGATCAGAGCCTGGACGCCGTCCTGGCCCGCCATCTCAAGGAACTGGGCCGAGAGCCGGAAAACGGCCAACTGAATCCGGTGCGCCGAGAGGACGGACGGGCGGGCATCGTCGATCTCCTCCTTGGGCGCGCACACCGGGGGAGTTCCGGGCGGGAACACCTTGTGGTCGAACTCAAGGCGCCCAACGTCAAGATCGGCCAGGTGGAGGTAGCGCAAATCAAGAGCTATGCGGAGGCGATCGTCAGCGATCCGCAGTTCCGGGACGTACGCGTTTCATGGGACTTCTGGGTGGTCTCCACTGAGATGGCGGACATCGTAAGGCGGGATGCCAGTGCGCCGAATCGTCCACCCGGCTGCATCGCCGAGTGGGAGGGAGGGGTTCGCATCTGGGCTCGAACGTGGTGCGAGATCATCGACGACTGTGAAGATCGGCTTCACTTCTATCGAGAGCGGCTGAACCATGATCCCGCCTCGGAGCATGCCGTGGAATATCTCCAGCGGGTGCATAGAGAAGTAGTGCCCGATGCGGTCGTGGCGAGGTGA